In Candidatus Sedimenticola sp. (ex Thyasira tokunagai), the following proteins share a genomic window:
- the dapA gene encoding 4-hydroxy-tetrahydrodipicolinate synthase gives MFQGSFVALVSPMFEDGSLDEASLRSLIDWHVEQGTAGIVAVGTTGESATLDEKEHCHAIRRIVEFTDGRLPVIAGTGANSTTEAISLTRCAKDAGADAALLVTPYYNKPTQEGLYLHHKAVAEAVDLPQMLYNVPGRTACDMLPETIGRLAKISNIFGVKEATGDLQRVSQIRALCGEEFDIFSGDDATSRELIFAGGQGTISVTANIAPAAVSRMMAAALAGDAGQAEEIDKQIEVLHRDLFLESNPIPVKWALCEMGRIPKGIRLPLTWFAEKHQETLRGAMQQAGLL, from the coding sequence AGGCGAGCTTGCGTTCGCTGATCGATTGGCATGTGGAGCAGGGAACTGCCGGCATTGTTGCTGTGGGCACCACCGGTGAGTCCGCTACCCTGGATGAAAAAGAGCACTGCCATGCCATTCGCCGGATTGTTGAATTTACCGACGGCCGCCTCCCTGTGATCGCCGGTACCGGCGCCAACTCCACAACCGAGGCGATTAGTCTCACCCGCTGTGCCAAGGATGCGGGCGCCGATGCTGCGCTACTGGTGACACCCTACTACAACAAGCCGACTCAGGAGGGTCTCTACCTCCACCACAAAGCGGTTGCCGAAGCGGTGGATTTGCCGCAGATGCTCTACAATGTGCCGGGCAGAACTGCCTGCGATATGCTGCCTGAGACGATTGGCCGCCTGGCAAAGATCTCTAATATCTTTGGTGTCAAGGAGGCGACCGGTGATCTACAGCGAGTGTCGCAGATAAGGGCGCTCTGTGGTGAGGAATTTGATATCTTTAGTGGTGACGATGCCACTTCACGAGAGCTGATCTTTGCCGGAGGGCAGGGAACAATTTCGGTGACCGCCAATATTGCACCCGCTGCCGTGAGTCGGATGATGGCTGCGGCCCTGGCGGGGGATGCGGGGCAGGCTGAGGAGATTGATAAGCAGATTGAGGTGTTACACCGGGATCTATTCCTGGAGTCGAACCCCATTCCGGTAAAATGGGCACTCTGTGAGATGGGTCGGATACCTAAGGGAATTCGGCTGCCGCTGACCTGGTTTGCCGAGAAGCACCAGGAAACCCTGCGCGGCGCTATGCAGCAAGCCGGTCTGCTCTGA
- the bamC gene encoding outer membrane protein assembly factor BamC translates to MSVKFSNLLVTPFLAAVVVGCGSMPNTDDVLPDRKVEYKRASLSGSNLEIPPDLTKSSINDALEIPDAPNAGATTLSGVMAREQIQGRVATRTQVMPTISDMEVRRDGDQRWLVIQGSVDDVWFRSVEFWQDNGILLVEQDPTIGVMVTDWLENREDISSDIVTDTVRRVFDGIYSASTRDKYRVRIERGAEESTTELYLTHRGMQETILEDTSGKSNRIVWNPRETDHGLEAEMLRRLMVHMGIADQQASRSLARKGTVDKNRSTLIRSADQVSLKIDESPSRAWRLTGVALDRVGFAVEDRDRSKGIYFVRYNDPMKDADEPGLLSKLAFWKDNDSNIDKSNQYQVSLQPEGKGTRVVVLNKGGVRDSSETALRILTLLNEQIK, encoded by the coding sequence ATGTCCGTAAAATTTAGCAATTTACTTGTCACTCCTTTTCTGGCGGCTGTCGTTGTTGGCTGTGGCTCCATGCCCAACACAGACGATGTGCTGCCCGACCGCAAGGTGGAGTACAAGCGTGCATCACTGTCTGGTTCCAATCTTGAGATCCCACCCGACCTGACTAAAAGCTCGATCAATGACGCCCTTGAGATTCCAGATGCGCCTAATGCCGGCGCTACCACCCTCTCTGGGGTGATGGCGCGTGAGCAGATCCAGGGGCGGGTGGCGACCCGCACTCAGGTGATGCCGACAATCAGCGATATGGAGGTGCGCCGTGACGGTGATCAGCGCTGGTTGGTTATTCAGGGGAGCGTCGATGATGTCTGGTTCAGATCGGTCGAGTTCTGGCAGGATAACGGCATTCTCCTTGTGGAGCAGGATCCCACGATTGGCGTGATGGTGACCGATTGGCTGGAGAATAGGGAAGATATCAGCAGCGACATTGTTACCGACACTGTACGCAGAGTCTTTGATGGCATTTACTCAGCATCCACTCGTGATAAGTACCGTGTTCGTATCGAACGGGGAGCGGAGGAAAGCACTACTGAACTCTATCTGACGCACCGGGGTATGCAGGAGACAATCCTCGAAGATACCAGCGGTAAGTCGAATCGCATCGTCTGGAATCCGAGGGAAACAGACCATGGACTGGAAGCGGAGATGCTGCGACGTTTGATGGTGCATATGGGTATTGCCGATCAACAGGCCAGCCGTTCATTGGCGCGCAAGGGTACAGTGGACAAAAACCGTTCTACATTGATTCGTAGCGCCGACCAGGTCTCTCTAAAGATAGACGAAAGTCCGTCCCGGGCATGGCGGCTGACGGGTGTCGCACTGGATCGTGTGGGCTTTGCTGTTGAGGATCGTGATCGGAGTAAGGGGATCTATTTTGTCCGCTACAACGATCCGATGAAGGATGCGGATGAGCCCGGTCTTCTCAGCAAGCTTGCTTTCTGGAAGGATAACGACAGCAACATTGATAAGAGCAACCAATACCAGGTGAGTCTGCAGCCGGAGGGCAAGGGTACCCGTGTGGTGGTTCTCAACAAGGGCGGCGTCAGGGATAGTTCGGAGACGGCGCTACGTATTCTGACGCTGCTTAATGAGCAGATAAAATAG
- a CDS encoding MBL fold metallo-hydrolase, with protein MRFTSLGSGSGGNATLIESGATRLLLDCGFAAREVERRLQQVGVTADTLDGILVTHEHQDHVRGVGALARRYDIPVWITHGTHRLNRCGRLSRLQLIHSHQPAFAIGDIEVQPFPVPHDAKEPVQYLFRSADTQLGVLTDLGCATPHILEVLKDCDALLLECNHDSQMLSDGPYPLSLQRRVSGGLGHLSNLQAAQLLARLEHERLQHLVAAHLSEKNNHPDRVRDTLLSAVPEIEKRLSITCQDQVSGWFEI; from the coding sequence GTGCGATTTACCTCACTTGGGAGCGGTAGCGGCGGTAACGCCACTCTAATTGAGAGTGGTGCGACAAGGCTGCTTCTCGACTGTGGTTTTGCCGCCAGGGAGGTGGAGCGTCGGCTGCAGCAGGTTGGTGTGACTGCGGATACCCTGGATGGCATTCTGGTGACTCACGAGCACCAGGATCATGTTCGGGGTGTGGGCGCCTTAGCACGTCGTTACGATATTCCCGTTTGGATTACCCACGGTACTCACCGTCTCAATCGCTGTGGCCGCCTTTCTCGACTGCAACTGATCCACAGCCACCAACCGGCCTTTGCTATTGGTGATATCGAGGTACAGCCGTTCCCCGTGCCCCACGATGCCAAAGAGCCGGTTCAATATCTGTTTCGATCTGCCGATACACAACTCGGCGTGCTAACGGACTTGGGGTGTGCAACCCCCCATATTCTAGAGGTGTTGAAAGATTGTGATGCCCTGCTGCTGGAGTGTAATCACGACTCACAAATGCTGAGTGACGGCCCCTATCCTCTATCTCTTCAACGGCGGGTGAGTGGAGGGTTAGGACATCTCAGCAACCTCCAGGCTGCACAATTGTTGGCGCGCTTGGAGCATGAACGGCTGCAGCACCTGGTGGCCGCTCATCTAAGTGAAAAAAACAATCACCCTGATAGGGTGCGGGATACGCTGTTGTCCGCTGTACCGGAGATTGAGAAACGCCTGTCGATAACTTGTCAGGATCAGGTATCCGGCTGGTTTGAAATATGA